In Centropristis striata isolate RG_2023a ecotype Rhode Island chromosome 1, C.striata_1.0, whole genome shotgun sequence, one DNA window encodes the following:
- the LOC131975284 gene encoding ligand-dependent nuclear receptor corepressor-like protein has product MERSLELSEGLLSKALKDIRSGRLQEQRAALLYGIPLQTLRRGLDSWAEGRLGMIHQLAPGSKDFRDEVTSYNVMSSMLGGEARLVLQKVAAWAEQAEIGGAAEENGDLSFPSSSLTFYQPSGQLKTLPHSFPQLRDALQPPPSPTPSLDPPTSLRIPQVRSISDHNRSISAENGSMAENLHQRTSTEATASSSTATARPSSLFKLRPPFLPHGCPGSANQSPHRLGPRGSSLDDSEDGAGGRDKDKQPRKKRGRYRQYDHELLEEAITMVMGGRMSVSKAQGVYGVPHSTLEYKVKERTGTLKNPPKKKSANFGSSNSNSSGSGSMTGSTNSGTLASAADAKMF; this is encoded by the coding sequence ATGGAGAGGAGCTTGGAGCTGTCTGAGGGGTTGCTGTCCAAGGCTTTGAAGGATATACGTTCAGGGAGGCTGCAGGAGCAGCGTGCTGCGTTGCTTTATGGCATACCCCTTCAAACCCTGAGGCGAGGTCTGGACAGCTGGGCTGAGGGAAGGCTGGGGATGATCCATCAACTTGCACCAGGAAGCAAAGATTTCAGGGATGAAGTGACATCATACAATGTGATGTCATCAATGTTGGGCGGTGAAGCCCGTCTTGTTCTGCAGAAGGTGGCGGCTTGGGCAGAGCAGGCAGAAATCggaggagctgcagaggagaatggagactTGAGTTTCCCTTCATCCTCTCTTACCTTTTATCAGCCGAGTGGTCAACTGAAAACCCTCCCCCATTCCTTTCCCCAGCTCAGGGATGCTCTCCAGCCCCCACCAAGCCCCACTCCCAGTCTGGATCCACCCACGTCCCTGCGTATTCCTCAGGTCCGCTCCATATCTGACCATAACCGGTCAATCTCAGCTGAGAATGGCAGCATGGCTGAAAACCTACATCAACGTACCTCAACAGAGGCTACTGCTAGTTCATCGACAGCTACTGCAAGACCTTCGTCTCTCTTCAAACTCAGACCTCCTTTCTTACCACATGGCTGTCCAGGCAGTGCCAACCAGTCACCTCATCGCCTGGGACCACGCGGATCCTCACTGGATGATTCAGAAGATGGGGCAGGTGGCCGAGACAAAGACAAGCAACCAAGAAAGAAACGTGGCAGGTACCGCCAGTACGACCATGAACTGTTGGAGGAGGCCATCACTATGGTGATGGGAGGTCGCATGAGTGTGTCCAAGGCCCAAGGGGTTTATGGGGTGCCCCATAGCACACTGGAATACAAAGTCAAAGAGCGTACTGGAACACTCAAGAACCCGCCCAAGAAGAAATCTGCCAACTTTGGTTCATCCAATTCCAACTCGTCTGGTTCTGGTTCCATGACGGGTTCCACTAACTCAGGGACTCTTGCCTCAGCTGCTGACGCAAAGATGTTCTAG